The following is a genomic window from bacterium.
TCCGCAGCTTGGCCTTGCCCCGGTCTACGGCGACGAACTTCAGGCCCTTCGAGCCCATGACCGCACCGAGTCCACCACGACCGGCGTGGCGAGAAGGCCTGCGACCGTCCTGGTCGGTGCACGCTACCGATGCGCCGGTCAGCTGAGCTTCACCCGCGGGTCCGATCGTAATGAACGACGCGGTCTTCTCGTAGTTTTTCGCGAGCGCCTCGCAGGTCGCATAATTCCACAAGCCTTTGAGGTGGTCGGCTGCGACAACACGCGCGCCGCTTTCATCGACCTCGAGACCGTAGCGAGCATCGCTATTCGAGGGAGACCCCTTCACGATGATCGCGCGAAAACCGAGCTTGTTCAGATCCTGGGAGGGATTGCCACCCGAACTCGCTTCCTTGATGCCGCCGGTCAGCGGGCTCTTGCCACCGACCGAAAGCCGACCGGAAGTCGGTGCCGCGGTGCCAGACAGAAGGCCGGAAGCGAGCACCAGCACATTTTCAGGACCGAGAGGATCGCAGGTCGGATCGCAATCACGCTGCAGGATCTTCGCGGACAAACCGCGACCACCGAGCAGGTTCCATTCTTCAGGCAGGTCTTCGAACGAAACACTCTGATCGGTCATATTGACTTGGATGATGCGGTCGGCCATTTCGGTCCTCCTGTGAGGGCCGGGAGTCTATCATAGGGCCGCAGCAAGAACCGCCGCGGCCGCGGGCTTTCCGGCGCTCTCCTGCCGCCCGCCCGCGGGCCGTTCAGGCCCCTGCTCGAAACCGCTCAGCCGCCCGCGATGGCGGCAATCACCGTGACGAAATCACCCTTGGTGAGAGCGCGATCGAGCCCAGCGGAATCCAGGAGTTCCTCGGCCAGAAACAGCTTCACGAAACGGTGCACGGAACCGTCGGCGGAGAAAACCTGCGGACCAAAACCGGGGTATTGCGACTCCACGGCATCCAGGGCCTCGCGCACGGTCCCGGCCTCTACCTCGACCTGGCTCGCGCCTTGGGTCGGCCCCCGGTACGGCGGCGGAATGATCACGGTTGGCATGATGGGAGTCTAACCTGGGCGCGCCGGGTGTTCAGGTTTCGCGCCGCCAGAACACTGAGCAATCGTCAATCTTCTGCATGGGCGTCGCGATGTCGCGCTCGGCGCGAAAATCGTCGATCGCCGCTCGGCAGTTGCGCAGGTAGTAGTGATCGATCCTTCGGCAGCCACGCACGATACGTATCGCCCAGGGCGATCCGCGTCAGGATCTTCTTCATCAGATCCAGTTACAGTTCCTCGGGCGCCAGATGGGCATTGGGCAAGATGAAGGGCTCCTGGAATCTTTTGGACTGCTTGGATTTGGGGATGCGATGGGCCAGATCGCTTTCCTGGTGCCTGGCCGGCTCAACCCTTTGGTGGCATGCGAATCGCGCCGTCCAGGCGAATGGTCAGGCCGTTGAGCATCGGATTCTCGACGATGGAACGCGCCAGGTGCGCGTATTCCGCCGGATCCCCCAGGCGTCGCGGGAAGGGAATATTCGCGGCCAGCGCCTGGCGCGCCGGTTCGGGAAGGCCCGCCAGCAGCGGCGTGTCGAATAGACCGGGCGCGATCGTGATGCAACGGATCCCCATACTCGCAAGGTCGCGGGCGATCGGAAGCGTCATGCCGACGATCCCGCCCTTGGAGGCCGAATAGGCCACCTGCCCGATCTGACCGTCGTATGCGGCGACACTCGCGGTATTGATGATCACGCCGCGTTCGCCGCCAGCGTCGGGATCGTTCTTCGACATGCGATCAGACGCGAGCCTGATCGAGTTGAAAGTACCGATCAAGTTGATCTCGACGACTTTTGCGAAGGGTTCGATCGGGTGAGGGCCATCGCGCGTGACCGTGCGTTGCGCCCAGCCAATTCCCGCGCAGCTGATGACCATACGAATTTCGCCGAAGGCCTCGATGCCCTGATCGAGCGCAGCTTCGATGGTCTCGGGCTTTGTCACATCGCCCGGGCAGAAGATTGCATTCTCTCCCAGCTCGGCGGCGTACTTCTCGCCCGGCGAAGTCGGAAGATCGAGAATCACGACCTTCCCGCCCGCTGAAACAATCTCTTTTGCAGTTGCTCCCCCGAGCCCCGATGCGCCTCCGGTGACGAGTGCTGCTGTTCCCTGGATTTCCATCGCGACTATTCCTCCTGATCGAGATACGTGTAACCCGACATTCCCTGTTCAAAACGGCGCCTGAGCAGCGCAGATTCCTCAAGGGTAATAGCGCCTTTTCGGAGCGAGCGTTCAACTGCCTTGCGAACCCTCTCCGCGAGATCGCGTCGATCGTACTGCACGTAGGAGAGCACCTCATCCACGGAGTCTCCTTCGACCACCTGCTCCACCGTGTACCCGCCGTCGGAAAAGAGATGAACGTGGACGGCGTCGGTATCTCCGAACAGGTTGTGCATCTCCCCCAGAGTCTCCTGGTAGGCACCGACCAGGAAGGCCCCGATGTAGTAGGGGCGTCCGTCGGGCGAGTGAAGCTGGATCAGATTGCGTTGCCCACGTCGGTCGATGAAGCGGTCGACCTTTCCGTCGGAGTCACAGGTCAAGTCAGCGAAGATCGCGGGTCTCGTCGGCTCCTCATCGAGGCGGTGGATCGGCACGAGAGGGAAGAGTTGATCCATCGCCCAGGAATCCGGCAGTGACTGAAACACCGAGAAGTTTCCGTAGTAGGTATCGGCGAGCTGACGGTCGAGCCGTCTCAGGTCATCGGGCACGTAGTCCAGTTTTCGGGCTTCCCGCTGAATTCGCTCACAACAGCCCCAGAAGAGCTGCTCCATGCGCGCCCGCCCTGCAAGATCGATCATACCCAGACCGAAAGCACTGATCGTTTCCTCTTTCAACTGGACGGCGTCGTGATAGGACTCCAGAACGTTGTCGCGAGTGATATTCGACCAGACTTCCCAGAGTTCTCGGATCGTCTTGTTCTCCGCGGGGTCCGGCGATGGATGGCCCACATTCTCGGGCATCGCATCGACGCTGAGCACATCGAATACGAGGACCGATGCGTGCGAAACAAGAGCGCGTCCGGACTCGGTAATGATGTCGGGGTGCGGAACACCGCGTTCGGAACACGCGTCGCGAATCGCAGCGATCACATCGTAGGCGTACTCCTGGGTCGTGTAGTTCATCGACGAATCGGTGCTCGTCTGAGATCCGTCGTAATCCACGCCCAGGCCTCCCCCCACATCGAGCAGATGTACGGGTGCGCCCAGTTCATGCAGACCCACGAAGATTCGACTCGCCTCACCGAGCGCGTTCTTGTGGGCGCGGATCGACGTAATCTGCGATCCGATATGGAAGTGGAGCATCTCCAGGCAGTCGACCATGTCCTCGCTGCGCAAGCGGTTGACCACTGAAACAATCTCGGTTGCCGACAGACCGAACTTGGAGCGCTCCCCCGTCGATTCGGACCACTTGCCCGCGCCGCGGGAGGCCAGACGCGCACGTACGCCGATACGAGGGCGGATGTTCAGCTCGGCCGAAATCTTCAAGAGCATGTCGAGTTCGTTGGGCCGATCGAGCACGATGATCGGGTTGCGCGCCAGAAGCTGTGCAAGGAGGGCCGTCTCCAGATAGGAACGGTCCTTGTAGCCATTGCATA
Proteins encoded in this region:
- a CDS encoding MoaD/ThiS family protein; protein product: MPTVIIPPPYRGPTQGASQVEVEAGTVREALDAVESQYPGFGPQVFSADGSVHRFVKLFLAEELLDSAGLDRALTKGDFVTVIAAIAGG
- a CDS encoding 3-hydroxyacyl-CoA dehydrogenase; the encoded protein is MEIQGTAALVTGGASGLGGATAKEIVSAGGKVVILDLPTSPGEKYAAELGENAIFCPGDVTKPETIEAALDQGIEAFGEIRMVISCAGIGWAQRTVTRDGPHPIEPFAKVVEINLIGTFNSIRLASDRMSKNDPDAGGERGVIINTASVAAYDGQIGQVAYSASKGGIVGMTLPIARDLASMGIRCITIAPGLFDTPLLAGLPEPARQALAANIPFPRRLGDPAEYAHLARSIVENPMLNGLTIRLDGAIRMPPKG
- the speA gene encoding biosynthetic arginine decarboxylase is translated as MTQWTTRDSAELYGISYWGGDYFSVGKFGDILVHPNGGEGDGGSINLPDLLVELKRRGMRTPLLIRFSDILSSQVREIGACFDRAIAEYDYNGRYFGVYPIKVNQQRQVVEELIGFGSKRSLGLEVGSKPELLVALALLDNPDALIVCNGYKDRSYLETALLAQLLARNPIIVLDRPNELDMLLKISAELNIRPRIGVRARLASRGAGKWSESTGERSKFGLSATEIVSVVNRLRSEDMVDCLEMLHFHIGSQITSIRAHKNALGEASRIFVGLHELGAPVHLLDVGGGLGVDYDGSQTSTDSSMNYTTQEYAYDVIAAIRDACSERGVPHPDIITESGRALVSHASVLVFDVLSVDAMPENVGHPSPDPAENKTIRELWEVWSNITRDNVLESYHDAVQLKEETISAFGLGMIDLAGRARMEQLFWGCCERIQREARKLDYVPDDLRRLDRQLADTYYGNFSVFQSLPDSWAMDQLFPLVPIHRLDEEPTRPAIFADLTCDSDGKVDRFIDRRGQRNLIQLHSPDGRPYYIGAFLVGAYQETLGEMHNLFGDTDAVHVHLFSDGGYTVEQVVEGDSVDEVLSYVQYDRRDLAERVRKAVERSLRKGAITLEESALLRRRFEQGMSGYTYLDQEE